In a genomic window of Urocitellus parryii isolate mUroPar1 chromosome 2, mUroPar1.hap1, whole genome shotgun sequence:
- the Uqcrc1 gene encoding cytochrome b-c1 complex subunit 1, mitochondrial isoform X2, whose product MAASAVCRAAGTGAQTLLRARRSPAVLRAPALRGAATFAQALQSVPETQVSLLDNGLRVASEQTSQPTCTVGVWIDAGSRYETEKNNGAGYFVEHLAFKGTKNRPSNALEKEVESMGAHLNAYSTREHTAYYIKALSSDLPKVVELLADIVQNCSLEDSQIEKERDVILREMQENDASLRDVVFDYLHATAFQGTPLAQAVEGPSENVRKLSRADLTEYLSRHYKAPRMVLAAAGGVEHRQLLDLAQKHFSSVSATYPDDTVPTLSPCRFTGSEIRHRDDALPLAHVAIAVEGPGWSNPDNVALQVANAMIGHYDCTYGGGVHLSSPLASVAVANKLCQSFQTFNICYAETGLLGAHFVCDRMSIDDMIFFLQGQWMRLCTSATESEVTRGKNILRNALVSHLDGTTPVCEDIGRSLLTYGRRIPLAEWESRISEVDAHVVHEVCSKYFYDQCPAVAGMGPIEQLPDYNRIRSGMFWLRF is encoded by the exons ATGGCGGCGTCCGCAGTTTGCCGTGCAGCGGGCACCGGGGCACAAACTCTTCTGCGCGCTCGCCGCTCG CCGGCAGTGCTGAGGGCGCCTGCCTTACGGGGTGCCGCAACCTTCGCCCAGGCCCTCCAGAGTGTGCCAGAGACACAGGTCAGCCTATTGGACAATGGGCTGCGAGTGGCCTCGGAGCAGACCTCCCAACCTACCTGCACG GTGGGAGTATGGATTGATGCTGGCAGTCGTTATGAGACTGAGAAGAACAATGGAGCAGGCTACTTTGTGGAGCATCTAGCTTTCAAG GGAACAAAGAATCGGCCTAGCAATGCCCTGGAGAAGGAGGTGGAGAGCATGGGGGCCCATCTGAATGCCTATAGCACTCGGGAGCACACAGCTTACTACATCAAGGCACTGTCCAGTGACCTGCCGAAAG TGGTGGAGCTACTGGCTGACATTGTGCAGAACTGCAGCCTGGAAGACTCCCAGATTGAAAAGGAACGAGACGTGATCCTGCGGGAAATGCAGGAGAATGATGCATCCTTGCGGGATGTGGTCTTTGACTACTTGCATGCAACAGCGTTCCAAGGCACACCTTTAGCCCAGGCTGTGGAAGGGCCCAGTGAGAATGTCAG GAAATTGTCTCGTGCAGACTTGACTGAGTATCTAAGCAGGCATTACAAGGCCCCTCGCATGGTGCTGGCAGCAGCAGGAG GAGTGGAGCACCGTCAACTGCTAGACCTCGCCCAGAAGCACTTCAGCAGCGTCTCTGCGACATACCCAGATGACACCGTGCCTACTCTAAGTCCGTGCCGCTTCACTGGAAGCGAG ATTCGCCACCGTGATGATGCCCTGCCCTTGGCCCATGTGGCCATTGCAGTAGAGGGACCCGGTTGGTCCAACCCGGACAATGTGGCCCTCCAAGTGGCCAATGCCATGATTGGCCATTATGACTGCACTTACGGTGGTGGCGTG CACCTGTCCAGCCCACTGGCTTCAGTTGCTGTGGCCAACAAGCTGTGCCAGAGTTTCCAGACCTTCAATATCTGCTATGCAGAGACTGGGTTGTTGGGTGCACACTTCGTCTGTGACCGTATGAGCATCGATGACATGATATTCTTCCTGCAGGGCCAGTG GATGCGCCTGTGTACCAGTGCCACGGAAAGTGAGGTTACTCGGGGCAAAAACATCCTCAGAAATGCTCTGGTATCTCATCTGGATG GCACCACTCCTGTGTGTGAGGACATTGGACGCAGCCTTCTGACATATGGCCGCCGCATCCCCCTGGCTGAGTGGGAGAGCCGGATTTCG GAGGTGGATGCCCATGTGGTGCATGAAGTCTGCTCCAAGTATTTCTATGACCAGTGTCCAGCAGTGGCTGGAATGG GCCCAATCGAGCAGCTCCCTGACTACAACCGGATCCGTAGTGGCATGTTCTGGCTGCGCTTCTAG
- the Uqcrc1 gene encoding cytochrome b-c1 complex subunit 1, mitochondrial isoform X1, which yields MAASAVCRAAGTGAQTLLRARRSPAVLRAPALRGAATFAQALQSVPETQVSLLDNGLRVASEQTSQPTCTVGVWIDAGSRYETEKNNGAGYFVEHLAFKGTKNRPSNALEKEVESMGAHLNAYSTREHTAYYIKALSSDLPKVVELLADIVQNCSLEDSQIEKERDVILREMQENDASLRDVVFDYLHATAFQGTPLAQAVEGPSENVRKLSRADLTEYLSRHYKAPRMVLAAAGGVEHRQLLDLAQKHFSSVSATYPDDTVPTLSPCRFTGSEIRHRDDALPLAHVAIAVEGPGWSNPDNVALQVANAMIGHYDCTYGGGVHLSSPLASVAVANKLCQSFQTFNICYAETGLLGAHFVCDRMSIDDMIFFLQGQWMRLCTSATESEVTRGKNILRNALVSHLDGTTPVCEDIGRSLLTYGRRIPLAEWESRISEVDAHVVHEVCSKYFYDQCPAVAGMAYIERSNLRPLRVVWLPGSSCSENLSQQLPDSLPRCLHQYPLPTRPNRAAP from the exons ATGGCGGCGTCCGCAGTTTGCCGTGCAGCGGGCACCGGGGCACAAACTCTTCTGCGCGCTCGCCGCTCG CCGGCAGTGCTGAGGGCGCCTGCCTTACGGGGTGCCGCAACCTTCGCCCAGGCCCTCCAGAGTGTGCCAGAGACACAGGTCAGCCTATTGGACAATGGGCTGCGAGTGGCCTCGGAGCAGACCTCCCAACCTACCTGCACG GTGGGAGTATGGATTGATGCTGGCAGTCGTTATGAGACTGAGAAGAACAATGGAGCAGGCTACTTTGTGGAGCATCTAGCTTTCAAG GGAACAAAGAATCGGCCTAGCAATGCCCTGGAGAAGGAGGTGGAGAGCATGGGGGCCCATCTGAATGCCTATAGCACTCGGGAGCACACAGCTTACTACATCAAGGCACTGTCCAGTGACCTGCCGAAAG TGGTGGAGCTACTGGCTGACATTGTGCAGAACTGCAGCCTGGAAGACTCCCAGATTGAAAAGGAACGAGACGTGATCCTGCGGGAAATGCAGGAGAATGATGCATCCTTGCGGGATGTGGTCTTTGACTACTTGCATGCAACAGCGTTCCAAGGCACACCTTTAGCCCAGGCTGTGGAAGGGCCCAGTGAGAATGTCAG GAAATTGTCTCGTGCAGACTTGACTGAGTATCTAAGCAGGCATTACAAGGCCCCTCGCATGGTGCTGGCAGCAGCAGGAG GAGTGGAGCACCGTCAACTGCTAGACCTCGCCCAGAAGCACTTCAGCAGCGTCTCTGCGACATACCCAGATGACACCGTGCCTACTCTAAGTCCGTGCCGCTTCACTGGAAGCGAG ATTCGCCACCGTGATGATGCCCTGCCCTTGGCCCATGTGGCCATTGCAGTAGAGGGACCCGGTTGGTCCAACCCGGACAATGTGGCCCTCCAAGTGGCCAATGCCATGATTGGCCATTATGACTGCACTTACGGTGGTGGCGTG CACCTGTCCAGCCCACTGGCTTCAGTTGCTGTGGCCAACAAGCTGTGCCAGAGTTTCCAGACCTTCAATATCTGCTATGCAGAGACTGGGTTGTTGGGTGCACACTTCGTCTGTGACCGTATGAGCATCGATGACATGATATTCTTCCTGCAGGGCCAGTG GATGCGCCTGTGTACCAGTGCCACGGAAAGTGAGGTTACTCGGGGCAAAAACATCCTCAGAAATGCTCTGGTATCTCATCTGGATG GCACCACTCCTGTGTGTGAGGACATTGGACGCAGCCTTCTGACATATGGCCGCCGCATCCCCCTGGCTGAGTGGGAGAGCCGGATTTCG GAGGTGGATGCCCATGTGGTGCATGAAGTCTGCTCCAAGTATTTCTATGACCAGTGTCCAGCAGTGGCTGGAATGG CCTACATTGAGAGAAGCAATTTGAGGCCCCTGAGAGTAGTGTGGCTACCAGGGAGTTCTTGCTCAGAAAACCTGTCCCAGCAGCTCCCTGACTCCCTGCCAAGGTGTCTTCATCAATATCCCTTACCCACCAG GCCCAATCGAGCAGCTCCCTGA